One window of Arthrobacter oryzae genomic DNA carries:
- a CDS encoding LysR family transcriptional regulator codes for MEFKELEAFVAVAEELHFSRAAERLQIAQPPLSYRIQQLEKQLKIKLFNRNTRSVTLTDAGERLLGPARKVLADVELAQAAARSLTAGESGRVRLGFAGASSSKILPPLAQEVRRRYPGIDFVLQGQIYANAALDQVVNGQLDLGFVRLPIPHRDVSYRVVEHERLICALPSSHPLAGESEVSLEHLADDSFISFPAEGGSSLRAALIDSCAKVGITPRIVQEAPDSYTILALVAAGAGATLTLTSVQHVQPTGVAYLPIAGDPIWLHAAIAWRRDNASPALARVLEVIDDVLPESAL; via the coding sequence GTGGAATTCAAAGAACTCGAGGCCTTCGTAGCGGTGGCGGAAGAGCTGCATTTCAGCCGGGCGGCTGAGCGGCTACAGATCGCGCAGCCGCCGCTGAGCTACAGGATCCAACAGCTGGAAAAGCAACTCAAAATCAAGCTCTTCAACCGCAACACCCGTTCGGTGACCCTCACCGACGCGGGAGAGAGGCTCCTAGGACCCGCCCGCAAGGTACTTGCCGACGTCGAACTGGCTCAAGCCGCGGCGCGCTCCCTCACGGCCGGCGAGTCCGGCCGCGTCCGCCTCGGCTTCGCAGGCGCGTCCAGCAGCAAAATCCTTCCACCGCTTGCCCAGGAGGTCCGGCGCCGCTATCCCGGTATTGATTTTGTCTTGCAGGGGCAGATTTACGCTAACGCAGCCTTGGACCAGGTGGTCAACGGCCAGCTCGACCTGGGCTTCGTCCGCCTGCCCATCCCCCACCGTGATGTCAGCTACCGGGTAGTTGAACACGAACGGCTTATCTGCGCACTGCCCTCCTCACACCCCCTCGCCGGAGAGTCGGAGGTTTCGCTGGAGCATCTCGCCGATGATTCATTCATCAGTTTTCCCGCCGAAGGCGGATCCTCCCTGCGGGCAGCCCTCATCGACTCCTGCGCCAAGGTGGGAATCACTCCAAGGATCGTGCAGGAAGCCCCAGATTCCTACACCATCCTTGCCCTGGTAGCGGCTGGCGCCGGCGCCACCCTGACACTGACGTCGGTACAGCACGTCCAGCCCACCGGAGTCGCGTATCTGCCGATCGCCGGAGACCCTATCTGGCTCCACGCCGCCATCGCTTGGCGCCGGGACAACGCCTCGCCCGCCTTGGCGCGTGTCCTCGAAGTCATCGATGACGTCTTGCCGGAGTCCGCCTTGTAG
- a CDS encoding PadR family transcriptional regulator gives MLELMILGFLAEGPLHGYELRRKMSELYGYAREISDGSLYPAIQRLIKSGSVVRRVEKGRAAQRHTLDLTPEGRKDLENRLRTASAGDITDLGRFMVILAFLSQLPDTEDQHAVLRRRLHFLESPASFFYENGRPLRKAELDDVYRKGMLTIGQAASRAEIAWIRQSLAS, from the coding sequence GTGCTGGAACTGATGATTTTGGGCTTCCTCGCGGAGGGACCGCTCCACGGCTACGAACTCCGCCGGAAGATGAGCGAACTGTACGGTTATGCACGTGAGATCAGCGATGGGAGCCTCTATCCCGCTATTCAGCGGCTGATCAAATCGGGGTCGGTGGTCCGCCGCGTAGAGAAAGGTCGCGCCGCGCAGCGCCACACGCTCGACCTAACTCCCGAAGGCAGGAAAGACCTTGAGAACCGCCTGCGCACAGCATCAGCAGGCGACATCACGGACCTTGGCCGGTTCATGGTGATTCTCGCGTTCCTCTCCCAACTTCCCGATACGGAGGATCAGCACGCAGTACTTCGCCGGCGACTTCACTTCCTCGAGTCCCCGGCAAGCTTCTTCTACGAGAATGGCCGGCCCCTGCGCAAGGCCGAACTAGACGACGTCTACCGCAAGGGAATGCTCACCATCGGCCAGGCCGCAAGCCGGGCCGAAATCGCGTGGATCCGGCAGTCGCTGGCATCCTGA
- a CDS encoding MFS transporter: MPSLLAPGAAAPNIPRGRLAIAVVSTIVEWYDFTLFLYLSSVLSRVFFGDSPTGVLMTLATFAISYLLRPVGGLVFGYVGDRWGRRPVLLASMALMFLATAGMAALPTYAQVGESAGVWLLAIRCLMAFSVGGEYTGIMTYLLESSRARNRGLVTSLAASASEFGALLAAGISALTVAVMSASEMEQWGWRIPFIVGGVLAALILALRSALPETPLFLQSRASAQHEPLPRVLRRQWRAIVRTFVISGLCSAAYYVGIIYLPTYLVSVRNWSESSALGLATLAAVVVVLASPVAGWLSDRYGRRKTLLVLSIAAVVLPLPMFAAAGQPNAGAAVAAAVVLACLAGSLSAVGASAIPEQFDVRGRLTALAIGGTVATTIFGGIAPYAVQSLTESTGWPLVPGLLIAIVALAAIPAIRRGPETAAPRDQQPMPLPTASHATAGTDAQGVKDHA, encoded by the coding sequence ATGCCGTCATTGCTCGCCCCCGGCGCAGCCGCGCCCAACATTCCCCGTGGCCGCCTGGCCATCGCCGTGGTGTCGACAATTGTTGAGTGGTATGACTTCACGCTATTTCTCTACCTGAGCTCCGTGCTGTCCCGGGTCTTCTTTGGGGACAGTCCAACGGGTGTCCTCATGACGCTGGCGACGTTCGCCATCTCGTATCTGCTGAGGCCCGTCGGCGGTCTGGTGTTCGGCTACGTGGGCGACCGATGGGGGCGGCGGCCGGTCCTCCTGGCCTCCATGGCTTTGATGTTCCTGGCCACAGCCGGGATGGCGGCATTGCCAACCTACGCCCAGGTCGGCGAATCCGCTGGTGTGTGGCTCCTTGCCATTCGATGCCTCATGGCGTTCTCTGTTGGCGGTGAATACACCGGAATCATGACCTACCTCTTGGAGAGCAGCCGCGCGAGGAACCGCGGCCTGGTCACTTCGCTGGCGGCTTCGGCCAGTGAATTCGGCGCGTTGCTTGCTGCCGGCATTTCTGCCCTGACAGTAGCGGTCATGTCTGCATCCGAGATGGAGCAGTGGGGGTGGCGGATCCCGTTCATCGTGGGCGGCGTCCTCGCCGCACTTATTTTGGCTCTTCGGTCCGCGCTGCCGGAAACGCCCCTGTTCCTGCAAAGCCGTGCTAGCGCGCAGCATGAGCCATTGCCGCGTGTGCTGCGGCGGCAGTGGCGGGCCATAGTCCGTACGTTCGTCATTTCCGGACTCTGTTCCGCTGCGTATTATGTGGGCATCATCTATCTCCCGACCTACCTGGTCTCGGTCCGGAATTGGAGCGAATCGTCGGCCCTCGGGCTGGCGACGCTCGCGGCCGTCGTCGTCGTCCTTGCTTCCCCTGTGGCAGGGTGGCTGTCCGACCGGTACGGGCGGCGTAAGACGCTGCTGGTCCTTTCCATTGCGGCGGTTGTTCTTCCACTCCCCATGTTCGCTGCTGCCGGGCAACCGAACGCAGGCGCCGCGGTAGCGGCAGCGGTGGTCCTTGCCTGCCTCGCCGGCAGCCTCAGCGCGGTCGGGGCCTCGGCAATCCCGGAACAGTTCGATGTCAGGGGCCGCCTGACTGCGCTGGCTATCGGCGGGACTGTAGCCACAACGATTTTTGGCGGCATTGCCCCGTACGCCGTACAGTCCCTCACAGAATCCACGGGTTGGCCGCTGGTGCCCGGCCTGCTGATCGCAATCGTTGCACTCGCTGCCATCCCAGCCATCCGACGCGGCCCGGAGACAGCAGCGCCACGGGACCAACAGCCCATGCCCCTTCCGACAGCATCGCACGCCACAGCTGGGACAGACGCACAAGGAGTGAAGGACCATGCCTGA
- a CDS encoding zinc-binding alcohol dehydrogenase family protein gives MPELMRAVVLDGPGAPDALKIRNVPRPRPQRGWVLIKVHAFGLNRSELHFRRGLGSFGSFPRVPGIEAAGVVADAPGGEFPIGTQVAALMGGMGRTFDGGYAEYVSVPASSVIPFASTLDWSTLGAVPEMLQTAYGSLTVGVNAVPGSSLLIRGGTSSVGLALTVLAKRRGMTVLATTRNPNKAQALVDAGADHAIIDTGSIAEEVRTIFPGGVEGAVELVGAPTLRDTLRATAVHGTVCFTGMLSDEWTVPDFYPIDYIPGGVRLTAYSGGAKDLPPAVLQEFLDAVAAGEVTVPIGRVYDIEDIVHAHQDMEGGAVTGKLVVTVGGRLDDRSLMLEDRDTNG, from the coding sequence ATGCCTGAACTGATGCGTGCCGTCGTCCTCGACGGTCCCGGAGCGCCGGACGCCCTCAAAATCCGGAACGTACCGCGACCCCGCCCACAGCGCGGGTGGGTCCTCATCAAGGTCCACGCCTTCGGCCTGAACCGCTCGGAGCTGCATTTTCGCCGCGGCCTGGGATCGTTCGGGTCCTTTCCCCGTGTTCCAGGGATCGAGGCGGCCGGTGTGGTTGCTGACGCCCCCGGCGGAGAGTTTCCAATCGGGACCCAGGTTGCCGCGCTGATGGGCGGCATGGGGCGAACTTTCGACGGCGGATACGCCGAGTACGTTTCGGTGCCGGCCTCGAGCGTGATTCCGTTCGCGAGCACACTTGACTGGTCCACGTTGGGTGCGGTTCCGGAAATGCTGCAGACCGCGTACGGCTCGCTGACGGTCGGTGTTAATGCCGTTCCCGGCAGCAGCCTGTTGATTCGGGGCGGCACCTCATCGGTCGGCCTGGCGCTGACTGTCCTGGCGAAACGCCGCGGCATGACGGTCCTTGCGACCACGAGGAACCCGAACAAGGCACAGGCCCTCGTCGACGCCGGAGCGGACCACGCCATCATCGATACCGGAAGCATCGCCGAGGAAGTTCGCACGATCTTTCCCGGCGGGGTTGAGGGTGCTGTTGAGCTTGTGGGCGCCCCCACGTTGCGCGACACCCTCAGGGCCACCGCCGTGCACGGGACGGTTTGCTTTACAGGCATGCTTTCCGACGAGTGGACGGTGCCGGATTTCTACCCCATCGACTACATCCCCGGCGGAGTTAGGCTCACCGCGTACTCCGGAGGGGCCAAGGACCTGCCCCCGGCTGTACTGCAGGAGTTCTTGGACGCCGTGGCTGCAGGGGAAGTGACTGTTCCGATAGGGCGGGTGTACGACATCGAGGACATCGTGCACGCCCATCAGGACATGGAGGGCGGTGCCGTCACGGGAAAGCTCGTGGTCACGGTGGGCGGACGTTTAGATGACCGCTCACTAATGTTGGAAGACAGGGACACCAATGGGTGA
- the catC gene encoding muconolactone Delta-isomerase, whose protein sequence is MLYMVRMDVRLPIDMPPEQAKEIKDREKAYSQVLQRDGRWRHIWRVVGQYSNFSVFDVPGNDELHELLSGLPLFPYMDITVTPLAHHPSDIT, encoded by the coding sequence ATGCTGTATATGGTCCGCATGGACGTCCGCCTGCCCATAGATATGCCTCCCGAGCAAGCCAAGGAAATCAAAGACCGCGAGAAGGCCTACTCCCAGGTCCTCCAACGCGACGGGCGCTGGCGGCACATCTGGCGCGTCGTCGGCCAATACTCCAACTTCTCCGTCTTCGACGTTCCCGGTAACGACGAACTCCACGAACTCCTTTCCGGGCTGCCCCTTTTCCCCTATATGGACATCACCGTTACGCCTCTGGCGCACCACCCCTCAGACATCACCTGA
- a CDS encoding VOC family protein → MTVRAIEHIGITVPDLEQATRFFTEAFGAEKIYDMLDEPLTGPEVEAGLGIPSGATIESIRMMRLGDGPNLELFVYSGAPQRPPVVPSDYGLQHFCVYVDDIDKAAGKLEDAGGTLLSQPNDLPGGDAGAGNRYLYARTPWGSTIELVSYPSVQAYEAGTMLRRWRPRPNADHSQQEL, encoded by the coding sequence ATGACTGTACGCGCAATTGAACACATCGGCATCACAGTGCCCGACCTTGAGCAGGCCACCAGGTTCTTCACGGAAGCCTTCGGTGCCGAGAAGATATACGACATGCTGGACGAACCGCTGACGGGACCCGAGGTCGAGGCAGGACTGGGCATACCTTCGGGAGCCACTATCGAGTCGATCCGCATGATGCGTCTTGGCGATGGCCCCAATCTAGAACTCTTTGTGTACTCTGGGGCGCCGCAGCGGCCGCCTGTGGTCCCCAGCGACTACGGCCTCCAGCACTTCTGTGTCTACGTTGACGACATCGACAAAGCAGCCGGGAAACTTGAGGACGCCGGCGGCACGCTGCTGAGTCAGCCCAACGATCTTCCGGGAGGAGACGCGGGGGCCGGCAACCGATACCTGTACGCCCGCACTCCGTGGGGCAGCACAATCGAGCTCGTCAGCTATCCGTCGGTGCAGGCCTACGAGGCCGGCACGATGCTTCGCCGGTGGCGTCCCCGCCCGAACGCCGACCACTCGCAACAGGAGCTATAA
- a CDS encoding FAD-dependent oxidoreductase, whose product MMTTHAFDVSVRNKEGDETPRTHEALFQRGQIGRMTLRNRFVQSPIFTQYAGTFGDVSDRMIEYYRARARGGVGLIITENTSVDWMVGRTVGHPIRIDHDRFRSGLAALTEAVHNEGAKIAVQLHHTGRQNSQANTERNEPPIAPTAGITSAFGTPPRAIELAEIPGLVDMYAQGARRAVEAGFDAVELHGAHGYLLGQFLSPKTNKRTDEYGGSLENRARFALEVVRAVRDIVGPDFPVMYRLSVEEPYEGGLPLDEGLRFCKMLEQYVDALDVSAGNYDTAATLLPMYPPGNLVHYAKAVKERVSVPVIGVGRLTWLLDEMNDAVASGELDFVALGRAQLADPETVAKTRRGEGAHVRRCIAVNECISRWMFKGQHTQCVINPALSQEARAKDALRRADVAKRVLIVGAGPSGCEAAIVAAERGHDVTIIERQEAIGGQLRAWSAAGFLHTEMRNMINFYRVELQRLAIDVRLGTEATQSDLDSYDVVLLATGTVSTGLPDGAIDAVEMLTTGTAPDGDLVTVHGDTEIAMFAALWLAEQGRRVRLSSPSGDVGIDTNDMQRDRLAELLAAQGVETAVGQAAPNGGVVVWAQDRVASDVLTGMVDEEKVREIGTRTRGGRMYEATQSGFWAAARI is encoded by the coding sequence ATGATGACCACTCACGCATTCGACGTTTCCGTCCGAAACAAGGAGGGCGACGAAACGCCCCGGACGCACGAGGCACTGTTCCAGCGCGGCCAAATAGGCCGGATGACCCTGAGGAACCGTTTCGTCCAGTCCCCTATCTTCACTCAATACGCCGGAACGTTCGGCGACGTCAGCGACCGCATGATCGAGTACTACCGTGCCAGAGCCCGGGGTGGAGTGGGCCTCATCATCACCGAAAACACCTCTGTCGACTGGATGGTAGGCCGCACCGTGGGCCATCCCATCCGCATTGACCACGACCGGTTTCGCTCAGGCCTGGCAGCCCTGACCGAGGCGGTGCACAACGAGGGAGCGAAGATCGCCGTCCAGCTCCATCACACAGGCCGCCAAAACTCGCAGGCAAACACCGAACGGAATGAACCGCCAATCGCGCCAACAGCGGGTATCACAAGCGCCTTCGGCACCCCGCCGCGGGCCATCGAGCTCGCTGAGATCCCGGGCCTGGTCGACATGTACGCACAAGGGGCCAGACGCGCCGTCGAGGCCGGGTTCGACGCGGTGGAGCTGCACGGTGCCCACGGGTACCTGCTTGGCCAGTTCCTCTCACCAAAGACCAACAAACGCACCGACGAGTATGGGGGTTCTCTGGAGAACCGAGCGCGATTCGCCCTCGAAGTGGTCCGCGCAGTCCGGGACATCGTCGGCCCGGACTTCCCGGTCATGTACCGCCTGAGTGTGGAGGAGCCCTACGAAGGCGGACTGCCGCTGGATGAAGGTCTCCGGTTCTGCAAGATGCTGGAGCAATACGTGGACGCCCTGGACGTATCGGCCGGAAACTACGACACCGCCGCCACTCTCCTGCCCATGTACCCGCCCGGCAACCTTGTTCATTACGCCAAGGCAGTGAAGGAAAGGGTGTCGGTGCCGGTGATCGGTGTCGGCCGGCTGACCTGGCTGCTCGACGAAATGAACGATGCTGTCGCGTCAGGCGAACTGGACTTCGTCGCCCTGGGCCGGGCACAGCTCGCCGACCCTGAAACCGTGGCCAAGACCCGACGCGGCGAAGGAGCCCACGTGCGCCGCTGCATCGCCGTCAACGAGTGCATCTCACGCTGGATGTTCAAAGGCCAGCACACCCAGTGCGTCATCAACCCGGCTCTTTCACAGGAGGCCCGCGCAAAGGATGCGCTGCGCCGGGCCGACGTCGCCAAGCGGGTTCTGATTGTGGGTGCCGGGCCGTCGGGCTGTGAGGCAGCCATCGTCGCTGCAGAGCGCGGTCACGATGTCACAATCATCGAGCGCCAGGAAGCCATCGGCGGTCAGTTGCGCGCTTGGTCCGCCGCCGGCTTCCTCCACACTGAGATGAGGAACATGATCAACTTCTACAGGGTGGAGCTCCAGCGTCTCGCCATCGACGTCCGCCTCGGTACAGAAGCCACACAAAGTGACCTGGACAGCTACGATGTCGTCCTGCTGGCTACAGGCACGGTCAGCACAGGGTTACCCGACGGCGCCATCGACGCCGTCGAGATGCTCACCACGGGAACCGCGCCCGACGGCGATCTGGTCACCGTGCACGGCGATACCGAGATCGCGATGTTCGCAGCCCTTTGGCTTGCGGAGCAGGGCCGCCGCGTCAGGCTCAGTTCGCCGTCCGGGGACGTCGGAATCGACACCAACGACATGCAGCGCGATCGTCTCGCCGAGCTCCTGGCCGCCCAAGGTGTCGAAACGGCCGTCGGGCAGGCCGCTCCCAACGGAGGGGTTGTCGTATGGGCACAGGACCGGGTGGCCAGCGACGTGCTGACAGGCATGGTCGACGAGGAAAAGGTCCGTGAGATCGGCACGCGAACCCGTGGTGGCCGGATGTATGAGGCAACCCAATCCGGGTTCTGGGCAGCAGCCCGGATCTGA
- a CDS encoding AraC family transcriptional regulator — translation MSNQMVTEFASSHLPWRLDVRRHAKLRHLTRRLGKPWTVGCTLGGMVGRRGPAELRQTDGEFIAVLLVQRGAEVFAQSGRETLVGEGMALIWDGVRPAECSAPGHLDKFTFFLPREMAREALPRFESIVGRPLPASPGLRLLGSWLKTSTDADYLDERAAVTAGNVAVDLLTSAIGSSSNIVLDTQSIRLMEIRAFIDSHLNSVGLSVDDIARANAVSTRYLHLLFQGAGDSCGQYLSRRRLETAQQLLMTQPGMSITEVASRVGFASPSSFSRAYRSAYGIAPRDARRPQPS, via the coding sequence GTGAGCAACCAGATGGTCACGGAGTTTGCGTCCAGCCACTTGCCCTGGCGTCTTGACGTCAGACGCCACGCCAAGCTTCGTCATCTGACGCGGAGGCTCGGCAAGCCCTGGACCGTGGGCTGCACGCTTGGCGGGATGGTGGGTCGCCGCGGCCCCGCCGAACTTCGTCAGACGGACGGCGAGTTCATCGCTGTTCTACTTGTGCAGCGCGGCGCCGAAGTTTTCGCCCAGAGCGGCAGGGAGACTCTAGTCGGGGAAGGAATGGCCTTGATCTGGGACGGAGTGCGGCCGGCCGAATGTTCTGCTCCCGGTCACCTGGATAAGTTCACCTTCTTCCTGCCGCGGGAAATGGCCCGGGAGGCATTGCCCCGCTTCGAATCAATTGTCGGGAGGCCGCTGCCGGCCTCGCCTGGTCTTCGACTGCTGGGCTCATGGCTTAAGACCTCGACAGACGCCGACTACCTGGACGAGAGGGCAGCTGTCACTGCGGGCAATGTGGCCGTTGACCTGCTGACGTCCGCGATCGGTTCGTCATCGAACATCGTCCTCGACACGCAGTCCATCCGCCTGATGGAGATACGCGCCTTCATCGACTCTCATCTGAACAGTGTCGGTCTGAGCGTTGACGACATCGCCCGTGCAAATGCCGTGTCCACCAGGTACTTGCATCTGCTGTTCCAAGGGGCGGGCGACTCGTGCGGGCAGTACCTATCGCGCCGGCGACTTGAAACTGCCCAGCAACTGCTGATGACGCAGCCGGGCATGTCAATCACTGAAGTGGCATCCCGAGTCGGCTTCGCCAGCCCGTCCTCGTTCAGCCGCGCGTACCGATCCGCCTACGGGATCGCCCCGAGGGATGCACGGCGACCGCAGCCGTCCTGA
- a CDS encoding TolB family protein: protein MISSTNSRGLQTSRYPGRDDMQPNQVSQLIIADVEEGTETLVYQSERLVESPNWTPDGRWLVVNSQGKLCRILADGTGDLERIDIGDVEGVNNDHVLSPDGERVYFSALGHVYCVSLEGGDVRRVSNVHPAEQRYSYWLHGVSPDEETLAYVSVEPEGDEPRARRNLATIPAAGGPENQVTEGVNDYDGPEYSRDGKWIYYNSEETATVKGHAQIFRMRPDGTDRQQLTFDARVNWFPHFTPDGKEFVYISYPPGTISHPADMEVELRMMTADGGEPRTIVTLFGGQGTMNCNSWAPDGRRFAFFAYPSVL, encoded by the coding sequence ATGATTTCATCCACAAACTCCCGCGGCCTCCAGACCTCTCGATACCCGGGCAGAGACGACATGCAGCCTAATCAGGTGTCTCAGCTCATCATCGCCGACGTCGAAGAAGGTACAGAGACGCTCGTGTACCAATCGGAGCGTCTCGTCGAATCACCCAATTGGACGCCCGATGGCCGGTGGCTGGTGGTCAACAGCCAGGGGAAGCTCTGCAGGATACTCGCCGACGGAACCGGAGACCTTGAACGGATCGACATAGGCGACGTCGAGGGCGTGAACAACGATCACGTGCTCTCACCGGACGGGGAGCGCGTGTACTTCAGCGCTCTCGGCCATGTGTACTGTGTGAGCCTTGAAGGTGGCGACGTGCGCCGGGTGTCAAATGTCCACCCGGCGGAGCAACGGTACAGCTATTGGTTGCACGGCGTCTCGCCGGACGAGGAGACGCTCGCCTACGTGTCGGTCGAGCCGGAGGGAGACGAGCCGCGCGCCCGGCGGAATCTCGCGACCATACCGGCGGCGGGTGGTCCGGAAAACCAGGTGACGGAAGGTGTCAACGACTACGACGGTCCGGAATACTCCCGCGACGGGAAATGGATTTACTACAACTCCGAGGAGACGGCCACGGTGAAGGGCCACGCCCAGATCTTTAGGATGCGACCCGATGGCACGGACCGGCAGCAACTGACTTTCGACGCGCGCGTCAATTGGTTCCCGCATTTCACACCGGATGGTAAGGAGTTCGTGTACATCAGCTACCCTCCCGGCACAATCAGCCACCCCGCTGACATGGAGGTGGAGTTGCGGATGATGACCGCAGATGGTGGCGAGCCACGCACCATCGTGACGTTATTCGGCGGCCAGGGAACAATGAACTGCAACAGCTGGGCGCCGGACGGCAGGCGATTCGCGTTCTTCGCGTACCCGTCCGTCCTGTAG
- a CDS encoding heme-binding protein has translation MTGQDAIELQTMLKEIQGQAAERTLTSFGHEDARRIGSAAAALAERDHLPIVVAVSRGTQRVFHAAFAGTTAEHDDWVRRKINTTMRHEIPSLEFVLRHQLSGHAPDWLDQQEFAIAGGAVPIVVAGITVGAVAISGLVGSIREDHDVAMEAIRSAHPRP, from the coding sequence ATGACCGGCCAGGACGCCATCGAACTACAAACGATGCTCAAGGAAATTCAAGGTCAGGCAGCTGAGCGCACGCTCACGAGTTTCGGTCACGAGGACGCGAGAAGGATCGGATCAGCAGCCGCGGCGCTGGCAGAACGCGATCACCTGCCGATTGTCGTGGCAGTGTCCCGGGGAACGCAGCGGGTATTCCACGCAGCGTTCGCCGGGACCACCGCCGAGCACGACGACTGGGTCCGGCGAAAGATCAACACCACGATGCGGCACGAGATCCCGAGCCTCGAGTTCGTGCTCCGGCACCAACTCTCCGGCCATGCCCCCGACTGGCTCGATCAACAAGAATTCGCGATAGCCGGCGGCGCCGTGCCGATCGTCGTAGCCGGAATCACCGTGGGCGCGGTGGCCATCTCCGGGCTGGTCGGATCGATCCGGGAGGACCACGACGTCGCCATGGAAGCGATACGGTCAGCCCACCCTCGGCCCTGA
- a CDS encoding aldo/keto reductase, with protein MKQQTNWLRPLGSTGLTVSAVAAGGGPIGSMPEIFGYDVPTEQAVDLVTKLLRSPVRVIDTSNGYSDGNSERRIGQGITRAGGLPADYLIATKTDAKDGDYSGERVRRSVEESMDRLGLNKLPLVYLHDPEFALDQGLDAPGGAVEVLVELQREGIIGAIGLAGGDVKVMHRFLDLGVFNVLLNHNRWTLVDRSAGALFDRASAAGMGVVNAAYLGGGLLANPHGQRKYGYRPAKDATVDAAFALEALCREWGTDLATAALQFSLRDPRIHMSVVGISKPERIDTLLASANAELPEEFWVAVEDLVPEPSNWLDPVNP; from the coding sequence ATGAAGCAGCAGACGAATTGGCTGCGCCCCCTCGGCTCCACCGGCTTGACCGTGTCCGCCGTCGCCGCCGGCGGCGGCCCCATTGGCAGCATGCCGGAGATCTTTGGCTATGACGTCCCCACCGAACAAGCAGTGGATCTCGTGACCAAACTGCTGCGCAGCCCTGTGCGGGTCATCGATACGTCCAACGGCTACTCGGACGGCAATAGTGAGCGAAGGATCGGACAGGGAATCACCCGCGCCGGAGGGCTGCCAGCCGACTACCTCATCGCCACCAAGACCGACGCAAAAGACGGCGACTACTCCGGTGAGCGGGTCCGTCGATCGGTTGAGGAGAGCATGGACCGCCTCGGCCTCAACAAGCTGCCACTCGTATACCTCCATGATCCGGAGTTTGCGCTCGACCAGGGCCTTGACGCCCCGGGTGGCGCGGTGGAAGTGCTCGTCGAGCTACAACGTGAAGGCATCATCGGGGCGATCGGCCTGGCCGGTGGTGACGTCAAGGTAATGCATCGGTTCCTGGATCTGGGCGTATTCAACGTGCTCCTCAACCACAACCGCTGGACCCTTGTCGACCGCAGCGCCGGAGCACTCTTTGACCGGGCCTCAGCGGCCGGGATGGGCGTCGTCAACGCCGCCTACCTGGGCGGGGGGTTGTTGGCCAACCCACACGGTCAACGCAAGTATGGCTACCGCCCCGCCAAAGATGCGACGGTCGACGCTGCCTTCGCGCTCGAAGCCCTGTGCCGCGAGTGGGGTACAGATCTTGCAACCGCTGCGCTGCAATTCTCCTTGCGTGATCCGCGTATACATATGTCTGTGGTCGGCATCAGTAAGCCTGAGCGAATTGACACGCTCCTCGCGTCAGCCAACGCCGAGCTTCCAGAGGAGTTTTGGGTCGCTGTCGAGGACCTCGTACCCGAACCCTCGAATTGGTTGGATCCGGTAAACCCATGA
- a CDS encoding TolB family protein, which produces MSLAPQLADGQRAQVFIGGPAHNQPTLLFETDELQIEAPNWSLDGKTLYLNGNGHLWALDVTNPESGLRQIHYDGLPELNNDHVLDPDGDHIFLSANDGHIYRAALSGGAVERVSQDDGMWHFLHGVSPDGKRLAYVELKEFGDPGKLAVWPVSGGVVTRPDTGPRHIDGPEWSPDGEWIYFNTEGFTTAAGHAQLARINETTSTLERLTSSETVDWFPHLSPDNRSAVYISFPAGTLGHPPNLNVDVVVVSPEDWSTPVQRYPLFGGQGTINVNSWSPDSSRFAFVAYPIN; this is translated from the coding sequence ATGTCACTCGCCCCCCAACTCGCCGACGGCCAGCGCGCCCAGGTATTCATCGGCGGACCGGCCCACAACCAACCGACTCTCCTATTCGAGACCGATGAACTCCAGATCGAAGCACCCAACTGGTCCCTCGACGGCAAGACCCTCTACCTGAACGGAAACGGACATCTTTGGGCACTGGACGTCACGAACCCTGAGTCAGGGCTCCGTCAGATCCACTACGACGGCCTCCCCGAACTGAACAACGACCACGTCCTGGACCCGGATGGAGACCACATTTTCCTCTCGGCCAATGACGGACACATCTACCGCGCCGCCCTCAGCGGCGGCGCAGTCGAACGTGTGAGCCAGGACGACGGTATGTGGCACTTCCTCCACGGCGTCTCACCCGACGGCAAACGCCTCGCCTACGTCGAGCTGAAAGAATTCGGGGATCCCGGCAAACTCGCCGTATGGCCGGTTTCCGGCGGCGTAGTCACACGACCGGACACCGGACCGCGACACATCGACGGACCCGAATGGTCCCCTGACGGCGAGTGGATCTACTTCAACACCGAGGGATTCACCACCGCGGCAGGACATGCCCAGCTCGCACGGATCAACGAAACCACCAGCACACTCGAACGGCTCACCAGCAGCGAGACAGTCGACTGGTTCCCGCATCTTTCCCCGGACAACCGCTCGGCCGTGTATATCTCCTTCCCCGCCGGAACCCTCGGCCATCCGCCAAACCTAAACGTCGACGTCGTCGTCGTGTCCCCCGAGGACTGGTCGACCCCCGTCCAGCGCTACCCGCTGTTCGGCGGCCAAGGCACCATCAATGTCAACAGCTGGTCTCCCGACAGTTCACGCTTCGCGTTCGTCGCATACCCGATTAACTGA